TAATCTTCTTGGTGCTTCATTATCATTAGAAAGACTCATGGCTCCACGAATCTGCTACAACCAAGTTAAGGTAACAATAGACTGGTTAATGACCATTTATCAGGTTTGGCatattgagaaaaagaaaaaaaaaatccataaaggaaaaaagaaacaataaagaaaaaagaaacaacgTTCACATTACATATGGGAAAAAAAACCTGATATGACTCTTGAACCCAAAAGTCTACCCACTTTCTAGGTAGCTTGAAAAATGACatatttagtaaatatttaccattataattaaaaacaatatattaataatattcaataattaaattgtttgattcaaaattacaattttagaAGTTATTTAATTCCTGATTTGTGATTCtggtttttattgtttgttactTAAAGAAATAATTGTTATCATAACGTTAcatataaaagaataagaaaatatatttaaaaaacagtTATAAAAACGAAAACATATTCATAAcctctttttttcttgaacaacttttcaattttttaatagtaaaatgttatatttagattaagataataataaatataaatacaattttaaaataaaacaatgatatATAATGATTGAATAGACTaataaatgagaataaaaaagaattaaacgGAATTGGAAATGGAGAGTATAAATAACCTAATAATGGGTGATGTAAACTAAGAAGAAGTCAACTGAATTGGATGTGTATGCCAAAATggttataaattatatgtaaGTATCAAGTTGAGATTTGGATTTTCTGATTGTTTTTATTTCCCCAGAAAGTGAATCTTTCCATACTTTTGTGTAATCAAGCATCGGGAAAAAGACAAATTCTAAGATATTATCTATTGGCTCTCAATAACAtccataattaagaaaaaccaTTGGTCcagtttaaaattttgaaaaaaaaaagactatttTCAGTTTTGCTTAAAATtgatcaaaaatatatttaatttttattaaaaaatatccatTACAAAATAAGATCCTAAacccttttaaataaaaagatattgtaagattaaaaaatagttagcTTAGTTTGGAAGAAGATTCAGAAAGCAATAGGTGTCAGATTTTGTTTCCTAGCAAAAGAAAAGATTAGCAATatgcattttttcttttttgcttagACACCAAATTTATAgcattttattacttttaattggGATTTTTAAGATTACCCAAACATGTGCTATTATAGCGTTGaacttctttttattaatgaacGGGCATACTAAAAAGCCCATTGATTTCTTTGAAGAGATTATGATAGTTGAAAAaccaaacttttaaaaattaggCTCTCTTAGTCTTCGtatttgtatgaaaatattagtttggtcatcaagttttgaactgtctcaattgggtcataatttttgtaaaaatgcatacattttactccaaccgttaactgatctcaaacgacgttaagtttaactgacgtggtatgctgacgtgttggcttaatcccttcttactcctcgtatttgtgtgaaaatctcagttcggttagagagatgaataaaatccctaattcaaataaacggctggcttaatcccttcttggtcctcgtatttgtgtgaaaatctcagttcagtaagagagatgaataaaatccctaattcaaataaactaaacacGCCaacataccacgtcagctaaacttaacaccATTTGAAATCAATTAACGATTGGGTAAAATGTGtccatttttacaaaaattatgacccaattgagacaatttAAAACTTCTctgaccgaactgagattttaaCACAAATATGAgaaccaagaagggattaagccaaaaaattataataaaatactttaaaagcTTAGAAAATTCGTACAATGCATTTTACCCTTTTCcatttcttccatttccttTGTGTGTCTGTTACTATTTCTGCGTgatcttttaattaaagaataattacttttaaatgcTGAAATAATAAGTTctgaataaaattattacaattccGGAAAATTAATACGGCAAACAACATAAattacattctttttatttgtaaCATTTCTTTAAATATCTAATTAACAATGATGAACTTATGTTACATTACatttaaaaacatgtaattaGTGACCGatcttaattaataacattagaagaggtaaaataatatattcaaaatttatatattttattatgattattaatataataaaaataaatacataatttaatataattatgattaagAGATATTCTTACTAAAAGAGAAATCTATCATAATTAAATCCCAATCAAAAACATATAATGACATGGTCAATTTTTCCTTCTATGTTATAACAGAAATCATAAAAAAGCAACTCGTaagataaaaaacatattatactaTATCAGATCAGaacagaaataataaaattatatttaattttccttttttttttaaaaaacaaaaagatatgAGAATGagaaatgaacaaaaataatgaataactcaataaataagaagaaagaaaatagaaaaaaaaatgtcttaataaaatttattaatattaagtttattaatattaagtttatattatctttttttattatctttaattttatattttattatttattaatattaaataacgtataaaaatttaaaaattcaccTAATTTAATACTCATAAATTCCTCATTaccataaataattttgaaagtttggggagcaatgaaaataaattccCCAGCCCTCAAATAGAGGGAACTCTGCTATAAATTTATTGGAGAgtacttttttttctcaaaaatttaattctataacATTTTACCTGTATCTCCTACTAGGCGTAATTCTTgtagaattttgaaaaatatgaaaatcaaTACTAAgatctttatttcattttgaactaGTTAATTATGGTCTTAAATTCGAGTAAAAGAGCATCAAGattcaaaactattttttattttttccataaattaaattaaaaaaaaaaaaaactaccatCTTTTTACTGTACATTTTAagttatgtttttctttctcttttcgtGTTGTATGAAGATACAAGTTAAAGCTGAAGCCTAAAtccaaaagtataaaaaataactatgatGACCTTTGATGAACATCTATCACCGCACTTTAGCTGTGGGTAGCCTCTAAGGTAAAATTAGCATCAACTATATAGTCGTTGTGctaatttaaatgtatatatgaataaactgtttgtatttgatttctaaTTTTATGGGCTTCATGGTATCGTAAACATTACAGAAGAGTGTCCTGTTCCCATTGGCATTACATATCtttgcatatgttgttgttgttgttgatttaTGCTATGTCGGGATTCAGCTGATTCCCATGGTCTTTCAACTACAAAATTGTCCTCTCCATCTGGTCCTTGCCCTACATATTGATGCATCACCAACACCGAAGCCGTTGTTTCAAAATCTGAAGAGGCTAGTAAATCCCCAATGGCTCCTAACTCAGGACACTCACTCCAATCCGTAAGGCCATCGGTTAGTGGTGACATTGTCCCTTGTCCTCTCCCAACTATAAACAAGTCATTCACGTTATTGATTGATCTTATTGCTGCAACTGTTTCCTCTCCATTGTTCACAACCTTGTCTATGTAAATGACTGAATCATCATGTGCAATCATTTTCTTGAACTCACTTATATACTCATTATCCAGTTGGTTTTCCCCCCCATTTTTTATAGTGGTGAAACTTCGATCAATCTTTGCCCATAAGCGATCTGTTTCTGAACTCTGATATGAATACTCAGTTGGAATGAAGTGCATGACAGTAAGGTGAACCCTTGGATGTCTTGACATTCTCCATCCATAAGCTAATGCCTCTCTGTCATCTGGTCCTCCAAAATATAGCACAGCCACTTTATGACATGCTTGATTTCCAATCAAGCGGTTGGATCCATTAAATCCCCTATCCACAAGTATACCAACTGAGCATGGTGAGTTTTGTAGTAGATTGTGGTTCACCATTCTTAATGCTGGGATTGTATCTTCCATTTCTCCATCTACTGTTTGTTGCTTATGGAAAGGAATGATGATGATGGACACCCTTTTCTCCTCAGCCAAATTGCATATGTCTTCATGCATGGTGGAGTAAGAGGAAATGGCTGTCAAGGGTTGGACTTGAGCATAATTGACCTGTTCCTCAAAGTTCTGAAATGCCGTGATGATGTGGTCGGTTTGTGCTTGTGTTTTGTTGAGGGCTGGACCTCCTGATTGTCTATTGGCATGGACAATTAGCATTGCAGAAGCTCTACGAGTGAGTTCCACCAAGTGGAGCACATAAGCACACATTGGAGACCTTTTATTGGGATAAGTTGCTTCAAGGAGATTAACTAGAGTGGGAACATTTCGAGGGGTGTGAATACCCACAAGAACTCTTAACTCTCCATCAAGTCTTGAACTTTGTATTGTTCTCCTTCTATAAGGTGCAAGCATTTTTCTTGGCctataaattacttttacaaTTGGTGAAATGAATGCTGTCATTATCAGTATTACAATGATCATGactgaaaatattttatcatccAAGATCTGCAGATGCAAAGTTAACTAGTCAGCATCATGTGTTGATCCTTTAAGTAAGTAATAGCTAGATTAACAAAGAAATTGAATGGTGTACCTTTTGTTCCCTCCCAACATTGAGcacaataatttcaataatgcCTTTTGTGTTCATAAGTAAACCAAGAACAACTCCATCACGATTTGGTATCTGAAAAATGTTTGAAACAAGGAGAGTCCCAGCAATCTTGCCGAGATAAGTCAGAGAAATCGCTGAGAGAATAAAAGCCCAAGTATTAGCTCCACTTATTAAGCTGATATCTGTCTTAAGCCCACTGGTGGCATAAAAGAGAGGAAGCAAAAGTCCTGAAACAAAGTCTTCAAGCTTTTCTATTATTGCAGCTCCAAGTGGCCCATTTGGAATAACTAGGCCATACACAAAAGCTCCAAAAACACAATGTGTTCCAAGGACATCCGTGATGAAGGCCGACATCAATACACCAGTGAGCACAATGCATAATTGAAAATCACTGAAGGGTTTTCCCTCTGGAGTTTTCTCTATCAACCACGACATTGTTGGTCTAACaataagaaaggagaaagaaagaaaaacaatgtttGATAGCAGAACCCACAATGATACCCAAGCGCTAATTATTTCCTCTGATAAAGCAATAGTTAGAGCCAACAACATCCATGCACACACATCATTGATGAGAGAAGTTGATAGAGCAAGCTTCCCTAAGTCTGTGTTGATAAGTTTGAGCTCAACGAGCATTCGAGCAAGCACCGGGAATGCAGTGACAGATAGAACAATACCAAGATAGAGGATATAACTGGCTTGATTTATGGTTTCGTTTGTGTTAGCTATTAAAGAGGATAAACAAATAGCAACCATAAAGGGAATCACCATACCAGCAAGGGAAATTAACACTGTCTTCTTTCCAGCACGTTTGATGATCGAAACGTCCATCTCTAACCCAATTAAGAACACAAAGTATATCAGACCAATGTTTGCCATTGTCTCCACCAGCATTACACTTTTCATAGGGAACACAATATTagcaaaatttttatttcttccaaGCACTGATGGACCCAGAAGCAATCCACCctgtaaatatattttcaaatcattccatctagttataaaatattgaaagaacaaaaaaacatCAAAGGCTCTGAATTTAAACACACCTGCTATATATActaatacattataaattattcCAAAAATTGGAAGAGTTAATAAATAATGATGATTGTGTCTTTTTTTCTATGTTGTGTGTgattggaaaaggaaaataaaaggtGAAAGAAAGGTGAAGTTACCAAGATTTCAGCAATTACACGAGGTTGGTGAAAGGGCTTGAGGATTAAAACAAAGAAGCGTGTTGCAGATACAACTAACGTTAATTGCAAGGTAAATAGAGGAAGAGAGAAATCTAAAAGATTATTGTTCTTCCACAATCCATTTGTTGTTACCATGAATGGTGTATAACAAATTATGGATTTATCAGGCATAGTAGATGGTGTCATGGTTGTGTTGTCCATTATGAACAAATGAACAACACAACCACTAAACACTTTGTTATGGTCAagacttaaattaattttctaatcttcttctacaaaagatagctACAATAGAAATTTGGTTGTGTTTTTCTAAAAGATGATGAACACAATCAAAACGGAGAAAGGTTGGTATTGGTGCTTTCTCTTTATCCAAAAACACCAATGGAAGAGATGTTCGAAAATGATACTTtaatctatttttgaaaaatccaTATGTCTCATCATAACTCCCATATAAAATGAGGTCATTGTGTATGCCACTTGGACAAACATCATAAATTGTAATCACTTCTACTATGTAAACATgcatgttttattaaataaataaatatttttctgtcATTAGTAAACTTTTCATCACAAATACTCatttattatctattataatataaaaagattctaaaaaattcactttattaCTTAAATTTAGTTTGTTGATAAGTATATcaaaaattagtattttaatcaTTTCACATTATTAATTtgctttttatttctatttattttgtcaCATGTGTTTAAaagttgttttacttttttttatctatttgttctctcttttaaactaatttgtcctaaatatgaaaatatatttctatattgttttataattttaaattacttgctcattttaatacttattaaaGAATAtcttgtatttaaaatattagcAATGATGTATCATTGAATGAATTCATTGTATGTGattgtttgattattttaaacttattttaatttaaatcataagtaatttctttttaaatatactacCTTACCTCATTTGTTATTGTATTTCTTGTTACGAAAACAAGGGATAATGGAAGTGAGAAaccaatacaaataaaaaaacttaaccGTGATCAAGTCCTAAAGTAGATATGAATAGTTGTTTATgtatagtttatattatattgcATAATATTccttctttttaaataaattttatattttgaaagcattat
Above is a genomic segment from Vigna radiata var. radiata cultivar VC1973A chromosome 10, Vradiata_ver6, whole genome shotgun sequence containing:
- the LOC106774969 gene encoding cation/H(+) antiporter 15-like, whose translation is MDNTTMTPSTMPDKSIICYTPFMVTTNGLWKNNNLLDFSLPLFTLQLTLVVSATRFFVLILKPFHQPRVIAEILGGLLLGPSVLGRNKNFANIVFPMKSVMLVETMANIGLIYFVFLIGLEMDVSIIKRAGKKTVLISLAGMVIPFMVAICLSSLIANTNETINQASYILYLGIVLSVTAFPVLARMLVELKLINTDLGKLALSTSLINDVCAWMLLALTIALSEEIISAWVSLWVLLSNIVFLSFSFLIVRPTMSWLIEKTPEGKPFSDFQLCIVLTGVLMSAFITDVLGTHCVFGAFVYGLVIPNGPLGAAIIEKLEDFVSGLLLPLFYATSGLKTDISLISGANTWAFILSAISLTYLGKIAGTLLVSNIFQIPNRDGVVLGLLMNTKGIIEIIVLNVGREQKILDDKIFSVMIIVILIMTAFISPIVKVIYRPRKMLAPYRRRTIQSSRLDGELRVLVGIHTPRNVPTLVNLLEATYPNKRSPMCAYVLHLVELTRRASAMLIVHANRQSGGPALNKTQAQTDHIITAFQNFEEQVNYAQVQPLTAISSYSTMHEDICNLAEEKRVSIIIIPFHKQQTVDGEMEDTIPALRMVNHNLLQNSPCSVGILVDRGFNGSNRLIGNQACHKVAVLYFGGPDDREALAYGWRMSRHPRVHLTVMHFIPTEYSYQSSETDRLWAKIDRSFTTIKNGGENQLDNEYISEFKKMIAHDDSVIYIDKVVNNGEETVAAIRSINNVNDLFIVGRGQGTMSPLTDGLTDWSECPELGAIGDLLASSDFETTASVLVMHQYVGQGPDGEDNFVVERPWESAESRHSINQQQQQHMQRYVMPMGTGHSSVMFTIP